From Lolium perenne isolate Kyuss_39 chromosome 5, Kyuss_2.0, whole genome shotgun sequence, a single genomic window includes:
- the LOC127304561 gene encoding thaumatin-like pathogenesis-related protein 4 yields the protein MATSSSAHILLMAVSFAAGASATSFSITNHFTVWPAVRLVGGGRQLNSGKTWNLDIPAGTRMATIWGRTGCSFNGNSGRCATADCAGALFCTLSGQPPLTLAEFTLGGEFDSYDISVIDGFNIGMGFSCSTGVALQCRDSRCPDAYQQPNDVKTKTCRGNRSFRIVFCP from the exons ATGGCTACCTCCTCGTCGGCGCACATTCTCCTGATGGCTGTGTCATTCGCCGCCGGCGCCAGCGCGACGTCCTTCAGCATCACCAACCA CTTCACCGTGTGGCCGGCGGTGAGGCTGGTGGGCGGCGGTAGGCAGCTCAACAGCGGCAAGACGTGGAACCTTGACATCCCGGCGGGCACCCGCATGGCCACCATCTGGGGCCGCACGGGCTGCAGCTTCAACGGAAACTCCGGCCGCTGCGCAACCGCCGACTGTGCCGGCGCGCTGTTCTGCACCCTGTCTGGACAGCCTCCGCTGACGCTGGCGGAGTTCACCCTCGGCGGCGAGTTTGATTCTTATGATATCTCCGTGATCGACGGGTTCAACATCGGCATGGGCTTCTCCTGCAGTACCGGCGTCGCGCTGCAGTGCCGGGACTCTCGCTGCCCCGACGCGTACCAGCAGCCCAACGACGTCAAGACCAAAACCTGCAGGGGCAACAGGAGCTTCCGGATCGTCTTCTGCCCATGA